The segment GTCTAAAGAAGTAGCTTATCCTTTTCAGATAAGCTCATTAATTTTTTAGGGTCTGTCATGTTAACATTagctactttaaaataaattatgaatacaattaatatcatttttgtaaattatactttatttgaaaattaacgCGCCTTCTCACAGGCTTGGCTGTGAGCGCGCGCGTCCCTCAACCTCCGCACGAGCGCGACGGTGCCGTCATCACAGTGGGCGCGAGACCCCATTTCGCGCAAATGTGTGCACggcattttttgtaaatttgcaCGAAACTCCGCTTCCAGAGGTGCACGACTTCGAGCTTATTCTGGCCAAACAGCCAGCACCCAGTTTGcgcttgcatttaaaaaaagagcctAGAAATAAgcagggaaaaaaagaagaaataagcctttttggtgaaaataaaggtccatgtttaacaaaacataacaaaaccagaacaaactataaatacataaatacaaaacacacaaacaaaataaaataaaaataaaataataataataataattatagtaataattatagAAATTACACTTTAATGCACAACCGGTTAGGCAATTCACAATTCAGGCATTGTATCTAATATCATCTGTATCCTTTGAAGTAACAAGTGTAAATAAAATTGTCCCACGTCGACGTATATGTGATTTCAATTCACTTTGTCTCTTTTCTGTGCTTTCCAGACCCTGCCCTACAGACAGATTACCATGATGTCATCTCAGAAGGTAGGCTTGTCTTGCAAAAAAGGTTTTCAAATTTACAGCATATTGCTGACATGCCAGAAAAGGGATCGATTTCACAGCAATGTGATAAGTTCAATGTTATATCAAGATGTTTTTCACCTTATAATGTGGCGTGAAAGATCACTGTATTTGCCTAAAAATTTACGATCTTTaggtttttttacttaaataacatGCGTGTACACATttgcagagaaaaaaacacatagcTGTGTCACACAACTGGATGCCTGCAGAAGCTAGGAAAAGAGAATACAAACGACTATGGCAGAGGGTACAacggaaaatgagaaatgtgcaCATTAACGCAGCTGGTCCTAGTACTGTGCTAAACAATGAAGCACACAATCCCAGGGACACTATGCCAATCTGGAACCCAGGCCTAAAAAATGCAATGACTGGAGAATCTAAtagtgacagcaatgaaatgtcgTTTGTCAATACTGACATCAGTGCAGTCACATCACTACAACATACAATGGCAGAAGACACAGAGAATATGGTTCTTGAATATTCCAGTAGTGACATGGATGGAGAGTTTTTTCAGAATACTGCCAACATTGATATGCCCACTGAAAATTTAGAAGAGGAGTTAAAGAGGTGGATCAATGAATATAATATCAAGCACAATGCTGCAGAAAAACTGCTCAAAATTCTCAGGAATCACGGGCATAAACACCTGCCATCTActactaaaacattattaaaaacggATCCTGTTGAAAGCCAAATGGTGTCTGGTGTGGAATGCATTAAATTAGGAGTGACTGAACAATTAATCATGTGCTTGAATCGGTATCCCTACAATTATGCAAAAGACATCACTGAGCTTGAGATTTCCCTCAATGTAGATGGACTGCCACTCTTTAAGAGCACTGGTAAATCTTTCTGGCCTGTACTCTGCACAGTACATCTAAAACCAGCAAGCACATTTCCTTTGACCATTGCCCTCACTGAGACCAAGCCCAAATCACTGGACTTCATTAAAGTCATATCAGATGAACTGAAAATGATTCTAATGAATGGCTTTGCATGGGGAGAAACAACACTCAATGTAAGATTGAGATGCATTACCTGTGATGCACCAGCAAAAGCCATGCTGAAGTGCATCAAACAATTCTCAGGTTACTATGGCTGTGACAAATGCACCCAAAAAGGCAACTGGGAGGGGCGCATCACTTACCAACAAGTGCATGACCTCACTTTGAGGAACGATGTCTCATTTAGAGAGCAACACCAACCAGAACATCATCACGAAAATGCTGTGTCCCCTTTCAGCAATCTCCAAATTGACATGATCAAGTCTTTCCCTGCTGACTACATGCACCAGTGCTGCCTGGGAGTGATGAGAAAAATGCTCCTACTATGGTCACAGGGCAAGTCGGGGCATCGACTATCGCCGGCTCAGCTGAGGGAGGTCAATCAGAGGCTAAGGAACTTGAGAAATGACATACCCCATATTTTTGCCAGGAAGCCACGCAGTCTGGAGGAATTGGAGAGGTGGAAGGCCACTGAATTCAGGCAGTTTATGCTCTACACTGGCAAAGTTGTTCTCCGGGGAATCCTGCCAGAAACCCTATACAGTCATTTCATGGCCTTTAGTGTGGCTTTGTGTATACTAGTGTCTCCACATTTAACACAAACCCACAATGTGTATGCCCATGAACTCCTCACATATTTTGTAGAACAAGGCCGGCACATATATGGGAAAGAATTCCTAGTGTACAATGTGCACTCACTGCTTCACCTCACTGCTGATGCCACCACATATGGATCATTAGACAAATGTAGTGCCTTTGCGTTTGAGAGCTACATGCACCAGCTGAAGAAGATGGTTAGATCAGGAAACCATGTTCTAGTCCAAGCAGCAAAACGGCTCCAAGAACGTTCACAGATTCCTATACAAACAAGTGAAGAGAAACCAATACAATTGAAACATCCTAATAATGTTTACATTGTTAGCCCAACATCCTGCTGTGAAGTTCTGGAGAGGACCAACTCCGGAAAGCTCTTATGTAGAGTATTCTCGCACTTAACGTCGTACCTTTACCAGCCATGTGACTCGATGTTCTATGGAGCCTATGTATGTGGTCCATCTAAGATGGAGATACTGGACAAGGCAAACTTGCAAGGAAGGGCAATGATCCTTGAGGATGGGCATGGCCGCAAAGTTGTCTTTTCTCTCCTTCATGACCTTGATTAATGAAATATGGAAATATGTACAtagttagtattattttttttctgtcattgcttTAATGTCTTAACTTAGATTTCATATACTGAATATTGACCGTCTTTTCTAAGGAGTGTCTGTTCTTCTGTTTGTAATGTAGGTTGGATTTTACATAGTTATTTTTGAACAAGAAAATGCAATTGCTGTGGCGCCTGCATTATGGGTAGAGGAGGTGAATGGGGTAAGggtacatgcgcacacacacacacacacacacgtaataccGGAAATAACATATTCCCTGAAATGTTTTAGGTTCTGATTTGCTACTGGCCCCGTAGAAACGCTGCTGCCATGGCAAAGGCCTCCCAAAGGCCAGATAAGGAGCTCTGGAAGCGGCACAAAATAAGAATACTCTCCGAGACTGGtgagaaaactgaataaatatatagTCATATGAAAGTACACTGCCTTTACAcagtaaaatgattacaaaaactaaaaagacaACTCAAATTTACTCTGTCCTTAGACAACTATAAGACAGCCAGAGAACGAgccaaaaaagctgtagaaagttCAAACGTGGACACAGAAGAAGAGGTGCTAAAAGAGCGGAAAAAAAAAGTACCATCAAAATACTGGACCGAGAGTGAAGGTAAACATATGCGATTGCTTTTTGTCATGCATTAGTCCACTGTTTATGTATAAAAATCATGCCATGATTACAGAGAAAACTACTCTATAaaactaaactatatataaaCTGTTTCATCCTGAATGAATAGGAGAATGTGAGATTCCTaccaaaaaaaggagaaaaatgtcAACATCCTCTCAGAAGCCATCAAGCCTCCCAAAGCCTCCAAGTTGTAAGTAACAGATTTAACTTTTGGTGTAATTTCTTGTGTTGTGTTGATTTGATGGTGGTGCGTCAGCGTCAATGAGTGAACAGGCAAAATAAGTGCATTGCCAGCTGACGGGAAGAAGCTATTTTGtgtgaaatacagtacaaacaaattTCTAATGGAAATcctattttaaaaaagttttgaatTTGGTTGGAGTGTCTTATATTGTGTGAGTTGTAGGTTGGTATTTTTTGTCATGGCATTTTGTGTAAAAGTACTCAACTCCCCTGAACTGAGTTTATCGCATGCTTTCAATGTCTGTTTTTAGACAAACCACCTACTGACATCACAGCTCACTCACCTGAGGAAGATGAGCCATCCCTTCCAAATCTTTCAGCTAATAATACTTTTCATggtatgcatttttaatgttgatattctattcatttgttaagataaatggtttttttttaatcttcagtaAATTAAGATTATGGCTGCATTTTCTAATCTCAATCTCTGTTACCTTAAATTATACATTcatctctgtaaagctgcttttaaacaatctgcatcgttaaaagtgctatataaatgaagatgacttgacttactaTCCAAATTAGACCAGCTATTGCATCTGGCAATACAGTCATGCCAAtgtctatattttatttcttgaagtACCACACATATGCCTGAATACTAAGCAAATAACTAAATGTCAAGATGAACCCCCccttccatcatcatcatcatctcacccATCTAAATTTTTCAGATTTCCAGCATCTCATCGAACAATCTGAGCAGCGGATGCTCCTCGCAATTGAGAGAATGTCAACAGATATTTCCAATTCTATTGAGCGTCTGATCCAGGCTATTCAACAGAATCGTCCTGGTCCGGCAACCATCACAACACCACCACAGGAGACCATTGAGAGGCCCTGCAAAACATTGCAGGAGCTGCAAGCTTTCCTATTAAAACTTGAGGGCCCAGAAGGGAAAAAAAGGATGGTATGTTGATATAGCACAGGGGTCAGTAACCTTTTTGTcacaaaagtgacatttttaagTTCAAAATGTAGATCTGTGTGCATGTAGGCTAAATTATCAGAATTAAATACATACACCTCTCGCATTTGCTTGTGTGTCAGCAGTTACCCTGCTCCATGTGGCATTGCAATACTAACAATTGCTTTATATATCTTTATATGTTGCATAGATACAGTTTTTGAGCCTGATGGGAGGTAGCAACATTGGAGACGCTGTGAGGAGAATCCTTCGGAAAATAGCCACCAATGAGGCCTGGTCAAATTACAGCCTGAAAGGCCGAAAAGGAAAACTGACCTTCATTGGGACAGCCCTCCACCATATTGTTTTAAGTATGCTTTTCAAAACTTCTCTCTTCTTTTCACTTCATCATGCAACTTTTTAAAGAGCAAATGATAAACAGAAAAATGTCTGTACTGTCCATGTACcttcaaataatttgttttctcgTTTTTGACttctaaacgaaaaaaaaaacaagtaaaaaaaaaaaaataataattttattcagcaaggatgcattaaattggccaGAAAAGAGAGttaagatttacatttcaaataaatgctgcttttttttctttcatttatcaaataaccctgaaaaacacaaaaatgtgaagaagcacaactgttttcatcactaataatcataaatgtttcatatggttttagttttacttattcACTTATTCATATTGCTCATAAAGTGTACTTTTGGAtgtcaaaactttattaaaataaactaaacaaataaatgtaaatgtaaatatgagaatttaaaaaataaaataacagatgcATTGTGATATAGGTGACAAAATATTGtgagaaaatatgaatatgaagttaTTTAATGAACTTCCTCACTTAACCAGTTATCTGTGCTTCCTCAGCAATGAAGTTCCACATTTCCGAACACGAAAATGCATGCAGCAAATAAGCCGTTCACAATATTTTCTTCAGTTAACTCCAAATTTCTCCCACATATCGGACTTGATTTTTGATGACGTATTGTCGACAACTTTACAAACTCCTCCACTAGCTATTCTTTTCTTAAACTCCTCAGAATCCATCTCGACGACTGCAAGCAGATCGCGCGCGCGGTTATGATGAATTTTTAAAAGTGGAAGTATAGTTAACGTTATAGATTCCTGGGAGGGCGTGGCGCGTGGACACAAATAAACTGATAtggattttaaattgttttattaaaaattattttatcaactTGAAATACAGGCATATTTTTATAGATGTGTTCCTAAAAATATGCATTACGTTTGCATGTGATTGTTTTAAACCCATGTTTCCCCCGTGTCCGACCCGACCTgcacccgtatccgacacagGTGGATATTTTTCATCCGTTTGAGCAAAAACCTACAggtacccgaacccgtgcaggactctagctGTAAACTACACCATATAGGCCTATGCTTATATTTAATTTcacgaaaacacaaaaacatttgcaatattacaaatacaaattattgtaGACTATCACAAGACCCATTTATGAATTAGTTAATTAGTTTTTCCGATTACAAAATCAAGTCGTTATTTTAGTAGCATGAAAAAAACAATAGGATTATAAATTAATATCTCACTTACATATACAGTTTTCCACGAGTGAATTCAGTGAAATCCAgattgtgtctgtctctgtctgaggTGAGCGGCACTGGCGTGAACGCGGCAAAAGCTCCCGCAAAccagcagttttttttcttaactctTATCTAAACTCATATGATTGGTTATTGCAACATGAGCTCATCAGATTCGTGTCTGATTGTTTATAATGCTCAACgcttaaataaaaattcatattttgcatgtcataACTGCCTACTGTAATATGGCGtaacacttttaatttattttcacattttatgtcaATAGTGATAATcgtcatatatttatttagattattttaaccCCCTTGTAGAATATgcatttgtatccattttggaggGAGCAGGGCAATTGCGTCATCAGCAATATTATTTCCACATCGCGCCGTTCCCCGGTGCTGTCCGAGGCGATGGTGCTGAATCGGTTGATCAGTTCTTATTATAGAATCAATTATTCTCTCGTGCAGGGCTGCTTCACTGCGTTATGTGAAAAAgcggtgttctttataaaagtacTACAGAAATAGTTGAAATCGCATCTATTAGGACTAATGggatattataacaaatataaaataaaaatataaaataatccaaactataaaaatacctataatagcctagtctacatatttaaaaatgtataacaataacGTCATAATAATggtccattttaaatgtttaagtgtctcttttttcaatttttgttcGGTGGAGCTGTGACTATTGTTCTTGTAAAAACTTTTCAGCATAGTTTTGAGCCCTGagacttttcacatttattttgttacatttttttttctcttctaggTGCTTGTGCCAAACAATTTCCGAAACACACAGAAAAGGAAATTGATACATGTATAGGGGAAACCCTCAAACATGCACCTCACCGTGTCAAGTTGGTCGCAACACCTGTAAGTTGTTTTATTCAatgagagctctctctctctctctctctctctattctctagaataacataactgttttgatttatttacttagtACCGGTACTTATAAACAAAGTGgagttaaaagtaattaaaaagtcaTTGAAGTGATTGGtaaatataatgttaattttttcAGGCAGCGGAAGAAGAACTTCGGGCACCTCCTGAGGATGGAGacagtgactgatacacacacacacacacacacacacacacacacacacacacagtatatatttaatataaattattgtttttgttatttgttgttcaccatttacgcaacataaaatgaatataaatatgtgttcttgttgttattactgtttcctaatatttgtgtgtgtgtataatatatatatatataatttatgtaatatataatttatttataatctgtttttgttcacacaaaataaatgactgattttaTCTTTGAATGTGTTAAACGTGCATGCTTATTCCTATTTAAAGTTCTGAAAGAACAAGTGTTTTTTGCAGTAAAATTCTAGTTTGGTTCCCTACAGGTCCTTGAGaccagtggggacgttctgaAAACGTTCACATAACGTCCTGAATGTTCTGTGAAGGTCCTCAAAATAACGTCCCCCGACCCTTTAAAGAACTCCACATCATGACCGTCTACGAACGTTCCCGGAACGTTACTAGGCGACGTCCTTGACaccagtggggacgttctgagaacgttctgggaacatcACATTTGCAAATATAACATGGTCCCCTAAACGTTCCGATAACGTCCTGAATGTTCTGTGAAGGTCCGCAAAATAACGTCCCCCGACCCTTTAAAGAACTCCACATCATGACCGTCTCCAAACGTTCCCGGAACGTTACTAGGCGACGTCCTTGACaccagtggggacgttctgaGAACGTCCTGGGAACGTAGCATTTCTAGCTGGGGTCTcgggagatatatatatatatatatatatatatatatatatatatatatatatatatatatatatatatatatatatatatatcaactaacattaacaaatattattaattattttatattgtaaatctATTGCTTGTTAAtgatagttaatgcattaaactgaAGTACTAAAGTTTTACAAATAAATCATCAGATTTAGTGAACGTGTgttgaaatgtaatatattttgtgACTTGTTTGAACTATTACTTGATTGAGTTCACTAACTTAATTGCTAAACTGATGCGTTTGCTATACAAGTGAGATATCAACACTATCAGATCATGCTATCTtcaggggttaaagcaaaaaaaaaatcctgagcctgaacttttttccgggggcggggcggggcagcacatgcaaagcatgcagtGACTGTGACAACttaaacatttgaaaggatactatggcaaagttattgctttttttattcaaactgattttctttttcatgaatatatgattgacctgCAGGATGAAAGCTGTATCAaacacttggaaaattatgagctatatcatCACTTATTgacactaggggtgtgacaatacacttagctaATGAGATGAGACAAAGTATAGATACTTGGATCAATAGAAtgtgacaatattttaatactgttttaaagaagttttcaataaaatgtttgtctttttattacataaagtaaaacaatgcagttgtatttagaaatatttttacttatcttgggctgtaactaatgattcTTTTGGTAATCAAttaatctactgattattttgacaactgagtaatcctatttttttttttttttagtaacacaaacagacctacataagtgaaaaccaggctttagtatgactatttatgtataaactaacaatgaggcaatgataattggctcaaataaaacatcaaaaccaagaaattacaagattgtattgaacaacactgttaaaatacataatgtactatGCCTATATATAACATGAACATAACTTAAATacattatgtattaaaacaaatacctgcagagggcgCCAACAGCCTGGTGACGTTCCACTTTACAGCTTGATTAAACAATGTTAAAATCCATTAAATTGTAACATTTGGCcagaatattaaaatatgcagaaacatttattttgaaatcgcgATGTACAATACAATGGTATATTTAGACATAGGTTGATGTACTCTCCTCTGTTGTCAAAGGTTTATACATTATTTAcgttacaaatctagtgagataatGCACACTGTTTTTTCCAGAAGACGTTAAGCAATTAAAATTCAAAGCGAATACAGgggaagagtttagcccctttcacacatataGACTTCACTGGTAAATAACTGGTAAAGTTACCATtaatagatcatgtgtgaacaggaccttttcagaaATCCCGGTAAATATGTTTAGACAATCATTTCattcttatggagatgacatgattactctgagctgtttacaaagctccgctgctttataATGAGCTTTTCCATGTACATATGCGCTAGATGGATGTATTTGACCATTTTGCCTCACAGCTTGTTGTC is part of the Carassius carassius chromosome 33, fCarCar2.1, whole genome shotgun sequence genome and harbors:
- the LOC132114335 gene encoding uncharacterized protein LOC132114335; this encodes MTLINEIWKYVGFYIVIFEQENAIAVAPALWVEEVNGVLICYWPRRNAAAMAKASQRPDKELWKRHKIRILSETDNYKTARERAKKAVESSNVDTEEEVLKERKKKVPSKYWTESEGECEIPTKKRRKMSTSSQKPSSLPKPPSYKPPTDITAHSPEEDEPSLPNLSANNTFHDFQHLIEQSEQRMLLAIERMSTDISNSIERLIQAIQQNRPGPATITTPPQETIERPCKTLQELQAFLLKLEGPEGKKRMIQFLSLMGGSNIGDAVRRILRKIATNEAWSNYSLKGRKGKLTFIGTALHHIVLSACAKQFPKHTEKEIDTCIGETLKHAPHRVKLVATPAAEEELRAPPEDGDSD